A genomic stretch from Thermomonospora umbrina includes:
- a CDS encoding MFS transporter yields MPLALLALAIGAFGIGTTEFVIAGLLPEVASDFGVGIPTAGWLISGYALAVAAGAVPMTMLGARMRRKRLLLLLMVVFIAGNALSALAPGYEVMLLGRIVAAFCHGAFFGVGSVVAADLVAPNRRASAIALMFTGLTVANVLGVPMGTFLGQSLGWRSTFWAVAALGVAGLIGIAALVPDRARQKGVSLRAEFGVFRSGQVWLAVAMTVLGFGGVFASFTYVAPMMTEAAGFSAGTVSWLLVLFGIGMVVGNLVGGRLADRHPMPSLYTALAGLTVVLALFAFTSQAKVPAVVTLFLLGGFGFATAPGLQMRTMASAGGAPTLASAVNIGAFNLGNALAAWLGGLVIDAGHGYESTNWVGASMALGALGLALVAGRVDRSRRAAADPSPDRPAPMPVG; encoded by the coding sequence ATGCCTCTCGCCCTGCTCGCGCTGGCCATCGGCGCGTTCGGGATCGGCACCACCGAGTTCGTGATCGCCGGTCTGCTGCCGGAGGTGGCGTCGGACTTCGGCGTCGGCATCCCGACCGCCGGGTGGCTCATCTCCGGCTACGCGCTGGCCGTCGCGGCCGGGGCGGTGCCGATGACGATGCTGGGCGCGCGGATGCGCCGCAAGCGGCTGCTGCTCCTGCTGATGGTCGTCTTCATCGCCGGGAACGCCCTGTCGGCGCTCGCGCCCGGTTACGAGGTGATGCTGCTCGGGCGGATCGTGGCCGCCTTCTGCCACGGCGCCTTCTTCGGCGTCGGCTCGGTGGTGGCCGCCGACCTGGTCGCGCCGAACCGGCGGGCGAGCGCCATCGCCCTCATGTTCACCGGCCTCACGGTCGCCAACGTGCTCGGGGTGCCGATGGGCACGTTCCTGGGCCAGAGCCTCGGGTGGCGCTCGACGTTCTGGGCGGTCGCGGCGCTGGGCGTCGCCGGACTGATCGGCATCGCCGCGCTCGTGCCCGACCGGGCCCGTCAGAAGGGCGTGTCGCTGCGGGCGGAGTTCGGGGTGTTCCGCAGCGGTCAGGTGTGGCTGGCGGTCGCCATGACGGTGCTGGGCTTCGGCGGGGTCTTCGCGTCCTTCACCTACGTCGCCCCGATGATGACCGAGGCGGCGGGCTTCTCCGCCGGCACGGTGAGTTGGCTGCTGGTGCTGTTCGGGATCGGCATGGTGGTGGGCAACCTGGTCGGCGGACGCCTCGCCGACCGTCATCCGATGCCGAGCCTGTACACGGCGCTGGCCGGGCTGACGGTCGTGCTGGCGCTGTTCGCCTTCACGTCCCAGGCGAAGGTCCCGGCGGTCGTCACGCTGTTCCTGCTGGGCGGCTTCGGCTTCGCCACCGCGCCGGGCCTGCAGATGCGCACGATGGCGAGCGCCGGCGGCGCGCCCACACTGGCCTCGGCGGTGAACATCGGGGCCTTCAACCTCGGCAACGCGCTGGCGGCCTGGCTGGGCGGCCTGGTCATCGACGCGGGCCACGGCTACGAGTCCACCAACTGGGTGGGCGCCTCGATGGCCCTGGGCGCGCTCGGCCTCGCCCTCGTCGCCGGCCGCGTCGACCGCTCGCGACGCGCCGCGGCCGACCCGTCGCCGGATCGACCCGCCCCCATGCCGGTGGGCTGA